One window of the Camelus ferus isolate YT-003-E chromosome 12, BCGSAC_Cfer_1.0, whole genome shotgun sequence genome contains the following:
- the PDGFB gene encoding platelet-derived growth factor subunit B translates to MNRCWALFLSLCCYLRLVSAEGDPIPEELYEMLSDHSIRSFDDLQRLLHGDSVDEDGAELDLNLTRSHSGGELESLSRGRRSLGFPTVAEPAVIAECKTRTEVFEISRRLIDRTNANFLVWPPCVEVQRCSGCCNNRNVQCRPTQVQLRPVQVRKIEIVRKKPTFKKATVTLEDHLACKCETVVARPVTRSPGSSQEQRAKTPQTRVTIRTVRVRRPPKGKHRKFKHAHDKKALKETLGA, encoded by the exons GGGGACCCCATTCCCGAGGAGCTCTACGAGATGCTGAGTGACCACTCGATCCGCTCCTTTGATGACCTCCAGCGCCTGCTGCATGGAGACTCCGTAG ATGAAGACGGGGCTGAATTGGACCTGAATTTGACCCGGTCCCATTCTGGAGGCGAGCTGGAGAGCTTATCCCGAGGGAGAAGGAGCCTAG GTTTCCCGACAGTCGCTGAGCCAGCCGTGATCGCTGAGTGCAAGACACGTACTGAGGTGTTCGAGATCTCCCGGCGCCTCATAGACCGCACCAACGCCAACTTCCTGGTGTGGCCACCCTGCGTGGAGGTGCAGCGCTGCTCCGGCTGCTGCAACAACCGCAACGTGCAGTGTCGCCCCACCCAGGTGCAGCTGCGGCCCGTCCAG GTGAGAAAGATCGAGATCGTGCGGAAGAAGCCAACCTTTAAGAAGGCCACAGTGACCTTGGAGGACCACCTGGCGTGCAAGTGTGAGACGGTGGTGGCACGACCTGTGACCCGAAGCCCGGGAAGTTCCCAGGAGCAGCGAG CCAAGACACCCCAAACTCGGGTGACCATTCGGACGGTGCGAGTCCGCCGGCCCCCTAAGGGGAAGCACCGGAAGTTCAAGCACGCACATGACAAGAAGGCACTGAAGGAGACCCTCGGAGCCTAG